A window of Candidatus Pantoea floridensis contains these coding sequences:
- a CDS encoding ABC transporter permease has protein sequence MKGKTLASLLLLPFALFWVAFQLAPLLWIAINSFWSDINERWGIDNYSDILTSPFYLQAFRLSLDISIWSSIYGLLISLIAGYSLHQLGSGRFQRFLMSFTNMTSNFAGVPLAFAFVILLGLNGCLTLLLRHYGMLEGFKLFSRDGMVLVYTWFQIPLGILLLYPAFDGLRRDWQESAALLGAGRWRYWWHIGLPILFPALLGTFVILLANALGAYATIYALTTGNFNVVPVRIAALVSGDISLDPNTGGALAMLLVLIMALITVVQQYLVRRSYLNAKAS, from the coding sequence ATGAAAGGAAAAACGCTCGCGTCTCTGCTGCTGTTGCCCTTTGCACTGTTTTGGGTGGCGTTTCAGCTCGCCCCGCTGCTATGGATTGCCATTAATAGCTTCTGGAGCGACATCAACGAGCGTTGGGGCATCGATAATTACAGCGACATTCTCACCTCGCCATTCTATTTACAGGCGTTTCGTCTCTCGCTGGATATCTCCATCTGGTCAAGCATTTATGGTCTGCTGATCTCGCTGATTGCTGGATATTCGCTGCATCAACTCGGCAGTGGGCGATTTCAGCGCTTTTTAATGTCATTTACCAACATGACCAGCAACTTCGCCGGGGTTCCGCTGGCATTTGCCTTTGTCATACTGCTGGGGCTGAACGGTTGCCTGACGCTGCTGCTGCGCCATTACGGCATGCTGGAAGGCTTTAAGCTGTTCTCGCGTGACGGCATGGTGCTGGTTTACACCTGGTTCCAGATCCCGCTCGGCATTCTGCTGCTCTATCCGGCTTTTGATGGCCTGCGCCGTGACTGGCAAGAGTCCGCCGCGCTGTTGGGAGCGGGCCGTTGGCGCTATTGGTGGCACATTGGTTTACCCATTCTGTTCCCGGCGCTGCTCGGCACCTTCGTGATTTTGCTGGCTAACGCGCTCGGCGCTTACGCCACCATTTACGCGCTGACCACCGGTAACTTTAACGTGGTGCCGGTGCGCATTGCCGCGCTGGTATCCGGTGATATCTCGCTTGATCCCAATACCGGTGGCGCGCTGGCAATGCTGCTGGTGCTGATCATGGCGCTGATCACCGTGGTGCAGCAGTATCTGGTGCGCCGCAGCTATCTCAACGCCAAAGCGTCTTAA
- a CDS encoding ABC transporter permease gives MSRAEKFYHRLIVWLLLCILAAPLLATLLYGISTSWSDTILPQGFTLKWLTALWSDPRFLTALGHSLLVCFGALLFSLVLVLPAMFVIAYYYPKLDALMNVLILMPFAVPPVVSSVGLLQLYSSSPLMLTGTPWILIGCYFTIALPFIYRAISNNMQAINLKELIDAAQLLGASTWQAALFVVLPNLRKGVFIAVLLSFSFLIGEFVFANMLVGTRYETLQVYLFNMRNGSGHFTSALVISYFAVVLLVTWLANALNPERG, from the coding sequence GTGTCTCGCGCAGAAAAATTTTACCATCGCCTGATTGTCTGGCTGCTGCTGTGCATCTTAGCCGCGCCGCTGCTGGCGACGCTGCTGTATGGCATTTCAACCAGCTGGAGCGACACCATTCTGCCGCAGGGCTTCACGCTTAAATGGCTGACTGCGCTATGGAGCGATCCGCGTTTTCTAACGGCGCTGGGTCATTCGCTGCTGGTTTGCTTCGGCGCACTGCTGTTCTCGCTGGTGCTGGTGCTGCCTGCCATGTTTGTAATTGCTTACTATTATCCAAAGCTGGATGCGCTAATGAACGTGCTGATTCTGATGCCGTTCGCCGTGCCGCCGGTGGTTTCATCCGTTGGTCTGCTGCAGCTCTATTCCTCGTCGCCATTGATGCTCACCGGCACGCCGTGGATTCTGATTGGCTGCTACTTCACCATCGCGCTGCCGTTTATCTATCGCGCCATCTCTAACAATATGCAGGCGATCAACCTGAAAGAGCTGATTGATGCCGCGCAACTACTCGGCGCCAGCACCTGGCAAGCCGCGCTATTTGTGGTGCTGCCAAACCTGCGCAAAGGGGTGTTTATTGCGGTGCTGCTCTCCTTCTCTTTCCTGATCGGTGAATTTGTCTTCGCTAACATGCTGGTCGGTACCCGCTATGAAACCCTGCAGGTTTATCTTTTCAATATGCGCAACGGCAGCGGCCACTTCACCAGCGCGCTGGTGATTTCCTATTTTGCCGTCGTCCTGCTGGTCACCTGGCTGGCGAATGCCCTCAATCCTGAACGAGGCTAA
- a CDS encoding ABC transporter ATP-binding protein yields the protein MSYLNVTQLNKSYGPTSIFENIDFSAEEGEFVTLLGPSGCGKSTLLRCIAGLTDVDSGKVLLQGQDLVPLPPQKRTIGMVFQSYALFPNMTVEKNVAFGLKMQKLPSSDIQKRVMEVLALVELTDFARRYPHQLSGGQCQRVALARSLVTRPRLLLLDEPLSALDARIRRHLREQIRNIQRELKLTTIFVTHDQEEALTLSDRIVLMNRGKIVQNGNAEMLYTQPADLFAAGFMGNFNLLSAEEATQLTGQAFSGQVAIRPESIQLCAPQAGIPATILSHSLLGNVIRYRVRAQNIELSIDVLNRSVADLHPAGMQIGLQLEMSTLRQVA from the coding sequence ATGAGTTACCTGAACGTCACCCAGTTGAACAAAAGCTACGGCCCAACCTCTATTTTTGAAAATATCGATTTCAGCGCCGAAGAGGGCGAGTTTGTCACCCTGCTCGGCCCCAGCGGCTGCGGCAAATCCACCCTGCTGCGCTGCATCGCGGGATTAACCGACGTTGATAGCGGTAAGGTGCTGCTGCAGGGTCAGGATCTGGTGCCACTGCCGCCGCAGAAGCGCACCATCGGCATGGTCTTTCAGAGCTACGCGCTATTTCCGAATATGACGGTGGAGAAGAACGTGGCGTTTGGCCTGAAGATGCAGAAGCTTCCCAGCAGCGATATTCAAAAACGTGTGATGGAGGTGCTGGCGCTGGTTGAGCTCACCGATTTCGCCCGCCGCTATCCGCATCAGCTCTCCGGTGGGCAGTGTCAGCGCGTGGCGCTGGCGCGTTCACTGGTGACGCGTCCGCGCTTACTGCTGCTGGATGAGCCGCTGTCGGCGCTGGATGCGCGCATCCGTCGCCATCTGCGCGAGCAGATCCGCAATATTCAGCGCGAGCTAAAACTCACCACCATTTTTGTAACCCACGATCAGGAAGAAGCGCTGACGCTTTCGGACCGCATCGTATTAATGAACCGCGGAAAAATCGTGCAGAACGGCAACGCTGAAATGCTGTATACCCAACCGGCCGATCTGTTCGCCGCAGGGTTTATGGGCAACTTCAATTTGTTAAGCGCTGAAGAGGCGACGCAGCTGACGGGTCAGGCTTTTAGCGGCCAGGTGGCAATTCGTCCCGAGTCGATCCAACTGTGCGCACCGCAGGCAGGTATTCCCGCCACTATCCTCAGCCACAGCCTGCTCGGCAATGTGATTCGCTATCGCGTGCGAGCGCAAAATATTGAGCTTTCCATTGATGTGCTGAACCGCAGCGTGGCAGATTTGCATCCCGCTGGCATGCAGATTGGGCTACAGTTAGAGATGTCGACGTTGCGCCAGGTCGCTTAA
- a CDS encoding Na/Pi cotransporter family protein, which yields MLTLLNLLSAVALLVWGTHIVRTGIMRVYGADLRRVLSRSVEKKPMAFLAGIGVTALVQSSNATTLLVTSFVAQNLVGLTPALVVVLGADVGTAIMARILTFDLTWLSPLFIFFGVVFFLSRKQTRGGQLGRASIGLGLILLALQLIVAAAKPITQAAGVQVLFSTLTGDVMLDALIGAVFAIISYSSLAAVLITATLTATGVISFKVALCLVIGANLGSGLLAMINASGSNAAGKRVALGSLLFKLIGSIAILPFVNFVADVLDKLPVNDEELVIFFHVFYNLIRCLVMVPFAEPMARLCRRMIDDDAENELHLKPKHLDSSALDTPALALANASRETLRIGDVVEQMIESFNKVVHGDLREERAVRRLDDDVDVLYTAIKLYLARMPKEDLPEDDSRRWAEIIEMALNLEQAGDIIERMCADVADKSLTARRAFSAEGLEELQTLQEQVLYNLRLSLSVFLSHDVTSAKRLRRSKHRFRILIRRFSHAHVERLHMQNVQSIETSSLHLGLLGDMKRLNSLFCAVAYTVLDQPDDERDED from the coding sequence GTGTTAACTCTGCTTAATCTTCTCTCTGCCGTTGCGCTGCTGGTATGGGGTACGCACATTGTGCGCACCGGCATCATGCGCGTGTACGGTGCCGATCTGCGCCGCGTGCTCAGCCGCAGCGTCGAAAAAAAACCTATGGCGTTTCTTGCCGGGATTGGCGTCACCGCATTAGTTCAAAGCAGCAACGCCACGACACTACTCGTCACATCGTTTGTTGCACAGAATCTGGTGGGCCTGACGCCGGCGCTGGTGGTGGTACTGGGCGCGGATGTCGGTACCGCCATCATGGCGCGCATCCTGACCTTCGATCTGACGTGGCTTTCGCCGCTGTTTATCTTCTTTGGCGTGGTGTTTTTCCTCAGTCGTAAGCAAACGCGCGGAGGCCAACTTGGCCGCGCCAGTATTGGCCTGGGCCTGATTTTGCTGGCGCTACAGCTGATTGTCGCCGCCGCCAAACCCATTACGCAGGCGGCAGGCGTGCAGGTGCTGTTCTCCACGCTGACCGGCGACGTGATGCTCGATGCGCTGATTGGCGCGGTGTTTGCCATTATCAGTTACTCCAGCCTGGCGGCGGTACTGATTACCGCTACGCTGACGGCCACCGGCGTCATCTCGTTTAAAGTTGCGCTGTGTCTGGTGATTGGCGCCAATCTCGGTAGCGGCTTACTGGCCATGATTAATGCTAGCGGCTCCAATGCGGCAGGCAAGCGTGTTGCGCTCGGCAGCCTGCTGTTTAAGCTGATTGGCAGCATCGCCATTTTGCCGTTCGTCAATTTTGTCGCCGACGTGCTGGATAAATTGCCGGTCAATGATGAAGAGCTGGTGATCTTCTTCCACGTGTTCTACAACCTGATTCGCTGCTTAGTCATGGTGCCGTTCGCCGAACCGATGGCGCGCCTCTGCCGCCGTATGATTGACGATGATGCGGAAAATGAGCTTCACCTTAAGCCCAAACACCTTGATAGCAGCGCGCTGGATACGCCTGCGTTAGCGCTCGCTAACGCCTCGCGCGAAACGCTGCGCATCGGCGATGTGGTTGAGCAAATGATTGAGTCGTTTAATAAAGTGGTACACGGCGACCTGCGCGAAGAACGCGCGGTGCGGCGGCTGGATGATGATGTGGATGTGCTGTACACCGCCATCAAACTTTATCTGGCGCGCATGCCGAAAGAGGATTTGCCTGAGGATGATTCACGCCGCTGGGCGGAGATTATTGAGATGGCGCTCAACCTTGAACAAGCGGGCGATATTATTGAGCGTATGTGCGCCGACGTGGCGGACAAATCATTGACCGCGCGCCGGGCATTTTCAGCGGAAGGACTGGAGGAGCTGCAAACCTTGCAGGAGCAGGTACTCTACAATTTGCGCCTGAGTTTGTCGGTGTTCCTTTCACACGACGTCACCAGCGCCAAACGCCTGCGCCGCTCTAAGCATCGCTTCCGGATTCTGATCCGCCGCTTCTCCCACGCGCACGTTGAGCGTTTGCATATGCAGAACGTGCAAAGTATCGAGACCAGCTCGCTGCATCTTGGGCTGCTAGGCGATATGAAACGTTTGAATTCGCTGTTCTGCGCCGTGGCGTACACGGTGTTAGATCAGCCGGATGACGAGCGGGATGAGGATTGA
- the gntU gene encoding gluconate transporter: MSTATLVLTAAGSVLLLLFLVMKARMHAFVALMLVSIGAGLFSGMPLDKIAETMEKGMGGTLGFLAIVVALGAMFGKILHETGAVDQIAIRMLKTFGESRAHYAMGVAGLICALPLFFEVAVVLLISIAFAVARRTKGNLVKLVIPLFAGVAAAAAFLLPGPAPMLLASQMHADFGWMILLGLCAAIPGMLIAGPLFGNFIARHVSFSAPPEDHQPEVEEGKLPSFGFSLSLILFPLLLVGLKTIGARFTTPGTHLYEWLEFIGHPFTAILLACLVAIYGLAYRQGMDKEKVMQVCGSALQPAGIILLVIGAGGVFKQVLVDSGVGPVLGHALTGAGMPIALACFILSGAIRVIQGSATVACLTTVGLVMPVIEPLHYSGAQLAALSICIGGGSIIISHVNDAGFWLFGRFTGATEAETLKTWTLMETILGTTGAIVGMIAFSLLS; encoded by the coding sequence ATGAGTACCGCAACGCTAGTGTTAACCGCAGCAGGCTCTGTCCTGCTGCTGCTGTTTTTGGTAATGAAAGCGCGTATGCACGCCTTTGTTGCCCTGATGTTAGTCTCTATTGGTGCTGGTCTGTTTTCCGGCATGCCGCTCGATAAAATCGCCGAAACCATGGAAAAAGGCATGGGCGGAACGCTCGGCTTTCTCGCCATTGTGGTGGCGTTGGGTGCGATGTTCGGCAAAATCCTGCATGAAACCGGCGCGGTCGATCAAATTGCCATCCGTATGCTGAAAACCTTTGGTGAAAGCCGCGCGCACTATGCGATGGGCGTTGCCGGGCTGATCTGCGCGCTGCCGCTGTTCTTTGAAGTGGCGGTAGTGTTGCTGATCAGCATTGCATTTGCGGTGGCGCGGCGCACCAAAGGTAATCTGGTGAAACTGGTGATTCCGCTGTTTGCCGGTGTAGCGGCTGCGGCGGCGTTCCTGCTGCCGGGACCGGCGCCAATGCTGCTGGCTTCGCAGATGCACGCCGATTTTGGCTGGATGATTCTGCTCGGCCTGTGCGCGGCGATTCCCGGCATGCTGATTGCTGGTCCGCTGTTTGGTAATTTCATCGCGCGTCATGTCAGCTTTAGCGCACCGCCGGAAGACCATCAGCCGGAAGTGGAAGAGGGCAAGCTGCCGTCGTTTGGCTTTAGCCTGTCGTTAATCCTCTTCCCGCTACTGCTGGTGGGGCTGAAAACCATCGGCGCGCGTTTCACCACGCCGGGCACCCATCTGTATGAGTGGCTGGAGTTTATCGGCCATCCGTTCACGGCGATTCTGCTGGCTTGTCTGGTGGCGATTTATGGTCTGGCGTACCGTCAGGGCATGGATAAAGAGAAGGTGATGCAGGTATGCGGCAGCGCGCTGCAACCGGCGGGGATTATTCTGCTGGTGATCGGTGCGGGCGGCGTGTTTAAGCAGGTGCTGGTGGATTCGGGTGTGGGCCCGGTGCTGGGACACGCGTTGACCGGCGCAGGTATGCCGATTGCGCTGGCGTGCTTCATTCTTTCTGGCGCGATCCGCGTGATTCAGGGCTCGGCTACCGTGGCGTGTTTAACCACCGTGGGTTTGGTAATGCCGGTGATTGAGCCGCTGCACTACAGTGGCGCTCAGCTGGCAGCGCTGTCGATTTGCATCGGTGGTGGTTCGATCATCATCAGCCACGTTAACGATGCCGGTTTCTGGCTGTTTGGCCGCTTTACCGGCGCGACCGAAGCCGAAACGCTGAAGACCTGGACGCTGATGGAAACCATTCTCGGTACCACCGGCGCGATTGTCGGCATGATTGCGTTTAGTTTGCTGTCGTGA
- the gntK gene encoding gluconokinase — MTTPSPSHHVFILMGVSGSGKSAVANQVSHQLNTAFLDGDFLHPRSNIMKMAEGHPLDDNDRQPWLQALNDAAFAMQRTQEISIIVCSALKKSYRDILRQGNENLKFIYLQGDFETIESRLKARKGHFFKPQMLVTQFATLQEPGADEPDVLVVDINHSLDEVVAATVATIEGAINKG; from the coding sequence ATGACAACGCCATCTCCATCGCACCACGTCTTTATCCTGATGGGCGTTTCCGGCAGCGGAAAATCTGCCGTCGCCAATCAGGTTTCTCACCAATTAAACACTGCGTTTCTTGATGGAGATTTCCTTCATCCGCGCAGCAACATCATGAAAATGGCCGAAGGCCATCCGCTGGACGATAACGATCGCCAGCCGTGGCTGCAGGCACTGAATGATGCGGCGTTCGCCATGCAGCGCACGCAGGAAATCTCCATTATTGTCTGCTCGGCGCTGAAAAAGTCCTATCGCGACATCCTGCGTCAGGGCAACGAGAACCTGAAGTTTATCTACCTGCAGGGCGACTTCGAAACCATCGAATCACGTTTGAAGGCGCGTAAAGGTCACTTTTTCAAACCGCAGATGCTGGTGACGCAGTTCGCCACGCTGCAGGAACCCGGCGCTGATGAGCCCGATGTACTGGTGGTTGATATCAATCATTCACTGGATGAGGTAGTTGCGGCCACGGTTGCGACCATTGAGGGTGCAATCAACAAGGGTTAG
- the gntR gene encoding gluconate operon transcriptional repressor GntR, with the protein MKKKRPVLQDVADRVGITKMTVSRYLRNPNQVSAALRDKIAVALDELGYIPNRAPDMLSNATSRAIGVLLPSLTNQVFADVLRGIEAVTDEAGYQTLVAHFGYNAQKEELQLRSLLGWNIDGVILTERTHTPGTLRMLEVAGIPVIEMMDSVTPCLDMAVGFDNVEAARQMTHAILKKGHRHTVYLGARLDERTLQKQQGYEKAMREAGLTPHSVMMEDASSFSAGAQLLCEAQKRYPETDSLFCTNDDLAVGAMFECQRQGLHVPQQMAIAGFHGHDITQVVNPRLATVLTPRERMGRESAAMLLARIGGDRTVMQPLDVGFEIAEGDSI; encoded by the coding sequence ATGAAGAAGAAAAGACCGGTATTACAGGACGTAGCCGATCGCGTCGGCATCACAAAAATGACCGTCAGCCGCTACCTGCGCAATCCCAATCAGGTCTCTGCGGCGCTACGTGACAAAATCGCCGTGGCGCTGGACGAGCTCGGCTATATCCCCAATCGCGCCCCCGATATGCTCTCGAACGCCACCAGCCGCGCTATTGGCGTGCTGCTGCCTTCCCTGACCAACCAGGTTTTTGCCGATGTGCTGCGCGGTATTGAAGCTGTCACCGACGAAGCGGGTTACCAAACGCTGGTGGCGCACTTTGGTTACAACGCGCAGAAAGAGGAATTACAGCTGCGTTCGCTGCTCGGTTGGAACATCGACGGCGTGATCCTTACCGAACGCACTCACACGCCAGGCACGCTGCGCATGCTGGAAGTGGCTGGCATTCCGGTGATTGAGATGATGGACTCGGTGACGCCATGCCTCGATATGGCGGTGGGCTTCGATAATGTCGAGGCGGCGCGTCAGATGACGCATGCTATTCTGAAAAAAGGCCATCGTCACACCGTGTATCTCGGTGCGCGCCTTGATGAACGTACTTTGCAGAAGCAGCAGGGCTACGAAAAAGCGATGCGTGAAGCGGGACTCACGCCGCATAGCGTGATGATGGAAGATGCCTCGTCATTCAGCGCCGGTGCGCAACTGCTGTGTGAAGCACAAAAGCGTTATCCCGAAACCGATAGCCTGTTCTGTACCAACGATGACCTCGCGGTTGGCGCAATGTTTGAGTGCCAGCGGCAGGGTTTGCACGTGCCGCAACAGATGGCGATTGCCGGGTTCCACGGCCATGATATTACGCAAGTGGTAAATCCACGGCTCGCCACGGTGCTGACGCCACGTGAGCGTATGGGGCGAGAATCGGCGGCGATGCTGCTGGCGCGGATTGGCGGCGATCGGACGGTAATGCAACCGCTGGATGTGGGGTTTGAAATTGCCGAAGGTGACAGCATCTGA
- a CDS encoding pirin family protein, whose protein sequence is MIYVRKAEERGHANHGWLDSWHTFSFADYYDANFMGFSALRVINEDVIDGGQGFGTHPHKDMEILTYVLSGTVEHQDSMGNKEQIPAGEFQIMSAGTGVRHSEYNASATDPLHLYQIWIIPERKGIEPRYAQRRFADVKGRQFVLTPDERDGSLKVFQDMTLSRWVFSTGESDDVAIEAGRRVWIQVVKGKISVNGEQVGTSDALAIWDEHALSIKADSDAEILLFDLPPV, encoded by the coding sequence ATGATTTACGTACGTAAAGCTGAAGAACGCGGTCATGCTAACCACGGTTGGCTCGATAGCTGGCACACTTTTTCCTTTGCCGATTACTATGATGCCAACTTTATGGGCTTCTCCGCCCTGCGTGTGATTAACGAGGACGTGATCGATGGCGGTCAGGGTTTTGGTACGCATCCGCACAAAGATATGGAGATTCTGACGTATGTGCTTTCTGGCACCGTCGAGCATCAGGACAGTATGGGCAACAAAGAGCAGATCCCGGCGGGTGAGTTCCAGATCATGAGTGCTGGCACGGGCGTGCGTCACTCGGAATACAACGCCAGCGCCACCGATCCGCTGCATCTGTATCAGATCTGGATTATTCCAGAGCGCAAAGGCATTGAACCGCGCTATGCGCAGCGCCGTTTCGCTGATGTGAAAGGCCGCCAGTTTGTGCTGACGCCAGACGAGCGTGATGGATCGCTCAAGGTGTTCCAGGACATGACGCTGTCACGCTGGGTATTTTCCACAGGCGAAAGCGATGACGTGGCGATTGAAGCGGGCCGCCGCGTGTGGATTCAGGTGGTGAAAGGGAAAATCAGCGTGAATGGCGAGCAGGTAGGCACCAGCGATGCGCTCGCGATCTGGGATGAACATGCGCTGAGCATCAAAGCCGACAGCGATGCTGAAATTCTGCTGTTCGATTTGCCGCCGGTATAA